The genomic region ATAAAACTGATTATATTGGGAACCTTAAAGCGATGTCCAATCAGGCTGGCCACAAAAGCTGAGCCCAGAAGAATAATTACATCATTTAAAAGTACCATTTTTCTTCACCTAAATTTTTTTGACGTAATGATTTGTTTGTTGATCAAGATGTTACTTGGGGCTCACCCCTCGCAAGGACTTTCCTTTCCTGTTATCGCATAGTTTACGTTGTTTACATATTATTAGATCGCACCGACTTGCTCGCAATGGCACAAAAAACTCTTGGCCTTACCTTTCGCCATTAAAGTTTAGCCAGCTTGGCTAACCTTTGGCGGGCCTTTTTGGGTAGCTTCTTTCGATGTATTGGTTCAGGAAAAAGCTTCTCTCCCTTTATTTCCTCATAAAAGGCCGCTTCCATCTTGCCTAAAAAATCCCGCGAAGTTATAGAAATGGCGCCGTAGGTTTCCACATAGCTTCTTATAGCCCGGTCAGAAGTAACCACCACTATGCGCTCTTTTTCCTTAACCGCTCGTCTCTTTATGTAGTCGTCAGCGGTTTCTCCCTGGGCCGTAAAAATTACTTTTATGCCTTTTATAGATACCTCACTTCGCGGTTCAGCCCGGTCCCAGGCATCAAAAACTACGGTTATTCTGTGGCGCCTTATGCGCTGGTATTCTTGAAGCTGTTTGAGAAGAGCTTGGCGGGCTTCTTCTGGATTTTCTTTCATTAAAAAAGCTAGCTCTGGAACCTGGTGCAAAAGGTTGTAGCCGTCTATTAAAAGATGTATAGCCATTATCCCCTAAGTTTTTCTAGAAATGTTTCAAATTGTTCCGCGGAGTGAAACTCTATCACCAGCTTGCCCTTTTTGGCTCCCCAGGAAATTTTAACTTTAGCTCCGATAACTTCGGCAAGTTCCTGCTCAAGGGCCAAAATATTAGGATCTTTGGGTTTTTCTTTTTCCTGAGTAGCGGCCCCCTCCTTCAATTTTTTAACCAAGGCTTCGGTCTGGCGAACGGAAAGCCCGCGCTTTATTATCTCGTCTCTCAAGCGCCTGAGCAAAGTTTCGTTTTCTGCCAAACTTAAAAGCGCCCGGGCATGGCCAGCGGAAAGACGCTCTTCTAGAAGGTCTTCTTGAATGTAGTCTGGTAGCCTTAGAAGCCTTAAAGTGTTGGCAATAGCGGCTCGGCTCTTTCCCACTTTTTGG from Thermodesulfatator indicus DSM 15286 harbors:
- a CDS encoding NYN domain-containing protein; translation: MAIHLLIDGYNLLHQVPELAFLMKENPEEARQALLKQLQEYQRIRRHRITVVFDAWDRAEPRSEVSIKGIKVIFTAQGETADDYIKRRAVKEKERIVVVTSDRAIRSYVETYGAISITSRDFLGKMEAAFYEEIKGEKLFPEPIHRKKLPKKARQRLAKLAKL